In the genome of Actinomadura graeca, one region contains:
- the rpoB gene encoding DNA-directed RNA polymerase subunit beta, with protein MAASRNASNTATGPNRVSFARIKEPLEVPDLLALQTNSFDWLLGNERWKARVEAAQKAGSKSVPTQSGLEEIFEEISPIEDFSGTMSLSFRDHRFEPPKYSVEECKDKDMTYSAPMFVTAEFINNTTGEIKSQTVFMGDFPLMTPKGTFIINGTERVVVSQLVRSPGVYFDRALDKASDKDIYGCRVIPSRGAWLEFEIDKRDNVGVRIDRKRKQPVTVLLKALGWDEARIRERFGSYESINVTLEKDHTSGQDDALLDIYRKLRPGEPPTRESAQTLLENLYFNPKRYDVAKVGRYKINKKLGLDLDMNQGTLTEDDIVSTIEYLVRLHAGEEEATLGAVAVPIEVDDIDHFGNRRLRTVGELIQNQVRLGLARMERVVRERMTTQDVEAITPQTLINIRPVVASIKEFFGTSQLSQFMDQTNPLAGLTHKRRLSALGPGGLSRERAGMEVRDVHPSHYGRMCPIETPEGPNIGLIGSLAAFGRVNPFGFVETPYRKVTDGVVTDQIDYLTADEEDRYVIAQANSLLNDDGTFVEDKVLIRKKGGEVELIAPRDVQYMDVSARQMTSVATAMIPFLEHDDANRALMGSNMQRQSVPLLRSEAPLVGTGMEYRAATDAGDVITAEKAGVVEEVSADYVTVMNDDGTRTTYRVAKFKRSNQGTCFNQKPIVDEGRRVEAGQVIADGPCTDDGEMALGKNLLVAFMPWEGHNYEDAIILSQRLVQDDVLSSIHIEEHEVDARDTKLGPEEITRDIPNVSEEVLADLDERGIIRIGADVVPGDILVGKVTPKGETELTPEERLLRAIFGEKAREVRDTSLKVPHGEQGKVIGVRVFSRDEGDELPPGVNELVRVYVAQKRKITDGDKLAGRHGNKGVISKVLPVEDMPFLEDGTPVDIVLNPLGVPGRMNVGQVLETHLGWVASRGWKVEGDDADWKKALKAIGADEAPAWTNTATPVFDGAREDDVTGLIESTLPNRDGNRMVGPGGKAKLFDGRTGEPYKDPISVGYIYILKLLHLVDDKIHARSTGPYSMITQQPLGGKAQFGGQRFGEMEVWALEAYGAAYALQELLTIKSDDVLGRVKVYEAIVKGENIPEPGIPESFKVLIKEMQSLCLNVEVLSSDGMSIEMRDTDEDVFRAAEELGIDLSRREPSSVEEV; from the coding sequence TTGGCAGCCTCGCGCAACGCCTCGAATACCGCAACCGGTCCGAACCGCGTCTCCTTCGCGCGCATCAAGGAGCCGCTCGAAGTCCCGGACCTCCTTGCGCTGCAGACCAACTCCTTTGACTGGCTGCTGGGCAACGAGAGGTGGAAGGCCCGGGTCGAGGCGGCCCAGAAGGCCGGAAGTAAGAGCGTCCCGACGCAGTCGGGGCTGGAGGAGATCTTCGAAGAGATCAGCCCGATCGAGGACTTCTCCGGGACCATGTCCCTGTCGTTCCGCGACCACCGGTTCGAGCCGCCCAAGTACTCCGTGGAGGAGTGCAAGGACAAGGACATGACCTACTCCGCCCCGATGTTCGTCACGGCGGAGTTCATCAACAACACCACCGGTGAGATCAAGAGCCAGACGGTCTTCATGGGCGACTTCCCGCTCATGACCCCCAAGGGCACCTTCATCATCAACGGCACCGAACGCGTGGTCGTCTCGCAGCTGGTCCGCTCGCCCGGCGTGTACTTCGACCGTGCGCTCGACAAGGCGTCCGACAAGGACATCTACGGGTGCCGGGTCATCCCCTCGCGGGGGGCGTGGCTGGAGTTCGAGATCGACAAGCGCGACAACGTGGGCGTGCGGATCGACCGCAAGCGCAAGCAGCCGGTGACGGTGCTGCTGAAGGCGCTGGGGTGGGACGAGGCGCGCATCCGCGAGCGGTTCGGGTCGTATGAGTCGATCAATGTCACGCTGGAGAAGGACCACACCTCCGGCCAGGACGACGCGCTGCTGGACATCTACCGCAAGCTGCGCCCCGGTGAGCCGCCGACGCGGGAGTCGGCGCAGACGCTGCTGGAGAACCTGTACTTCAACCCCAAGCGGTACGACGTCGCCAAGGTCGGCCGCTACAAGATCAACAAGAAGCTCGGCCTGGACCTGGACATGAACCAGGGCACCCTGACCGAGGACGACATCGTCTCCACCATCGAGTACCTCGTGCGGCTGCACGCCGGCGAGGAGGAGGCGACGCTGGGCGCGGTGGCGGTGCCGATCGAGGTCGATGACATCGACCACTTCGGCAACCGGCGGCTGCGGACGGTCGGGGAGCTGATCCAGAACCAGGTCCGGCTGGGCCTGGCGCGGATGGAGCGGGTGGTCCGGGAGCGGATGACCACCCAGGACGTCGAGGCGATCACGCCGCAGACCCTGATCAACATCCGGCCGGTCGTCGCCTCCATCAAGGAGTTCTTCGGCACCAGCCAGCTGTCGCAGTTCATGGACCAGACCAACCCGCTGGCCGGGCTGACCCACAAGCGCCGGCTGTCGGCGCTGGGGCCGGGCGGCCTGTCGCGTGAGCGGGCGGGCATGGAGGTCCGTGACGTCCACCCCTCGCACTACGGCCGGATGTGCCCGATCGAGACGCCGGAAGGCCCCAACATCGGGCTGATCGGCTCGCTGGCGGCCTTCGGGCGCGTCAACCCGTTCGGGTTCGTCGAGACGCCGTACCGCAAGGTCACCGACGGTGTCGTGACCGACCAGATCGACTACCTCACCGCCGACGAGGAGGACCGTTACGTCATCGCGCAGGCCAACTCCCTGCTCAACGACGACGGCACCTTCGTCGAGGACAAGGTCCTCATCCGCAAGAAGGGCGGTGAGGTCGAGCTGATCGCGCCGCGGGACGTGCAGTACATGGACGTCTCGGCGCGGCAGATGACCTCGGTCGCGACCGCGATGATCCCGTTCCTGGAGCACGATGACGCCAACCGGGCGCTGATGGGCTCGAACATGCAGCGGCAGTCGGTGCCGCTGCTGCGCAGCGAGGCGCCGCTGGTGGGCACCGGGATGGAGTACCGGGCGGCCACCGATGCCGGTGACGTCATCACCGCCGAGAAGGCCGGGGTGGTGGAGGAGGTCTCGGCCGACTACGTCACGGTGATGAACGACGATGGGACCCGCACCACCTACCGGGTGGCCAAGTTCAAGCGGTCCAACCAGGGCACCTGCTTCAACCAGAAGCCGATCGTGGACGAGGGCCGGCGGGTGGAGGCCGGGCAGGTCATCGCCGATGGGCCGTGCACCGATGACGGTGAGATGGCGCTGGGCAAGAACCTGCTGGTGGCGTTCATGCCGTGGGAGGGCCACAACTACGAGGACGCCATCATCCTGTCGCAGCGGCTGGTGCAAGACGATGTGCTGTCCTCGATCCACATCGAGGAGCACGAGGTCGATGCCCGCGACACCAAGCTGGGGCCCGAGGAGATCACCCGGGACATCCCCAATGTCTCCGAGGAGGTGCTGGCCGATCTGGACGAGCGCGGGATCATCCGGATCGGCGCCGATGTGGTGCCCGGGGACATCCTGGTGGGCAAGGTCACGCCCAAGGGCGAGACCGAGCTGACGCCCGAGGAGCGGCTGCTGCGGGCGATCTTCGGTGAGAAGGCGCGGGAGGTGCGCGACACCTCGCTGAAGGTGCCCCACGGTGAGCAGGGCAAGGTCATCGGGGTGCGGGTGTTCTCCCGGGACGAGGGTGATGAGCTGCCGCCGGGGGTCAACGAGCTGGTCCGGGTGTACGTGGCGCAAAAGCGCAAGATCACCGATGGGGACAAGCTCGCGGGCCGGCACGGCAACAAGGGCGTCATCTCCAAGGTCCTGCCGGTGGAGGACATGCCGTTCCTGGAGGACGGCACCCCGGTCGACATCGTGCTCAACCCGCTGGGCGTGCCCGGCCGCATGAACGTCGGCCAGGTCCTGGAGACCCACCTCGGATGGGTCGCCTCCCGCGGCTGGAAGGTCGAGGGCGACGACGCCGACTGGAAGAAGGCCCTCAAGGCCATCGGCGCCGATGAGGCCCCGGCCTGGACGAACACCGCGACGCCGGTGTTCGACGGTGCCCGCGAGGACGACGTCACCGGCCTGATCGAGAGCACGCTGCCGAACCGCGACGGCAACCGCATGGTCGGCCCCGGGGGCAAGGCCAAGCTGTTCGACGGCCGCACCGGCGAGCCGTACAAGGACCCGATCTCGGTCGGCTACATCTACATCCTCAAGCTGCTCCACCTGGTCGACGACAAGATCCACGCCCGCTCGACCGGCCCGTACTCCATGATCACCCAGCAGCCGCTCGGCGGTAAGGCCCAGTTCGGCGGCCAGCGCTTCGGTGAGATGGAGGTCTGGGCGCTGGAGGCCTACGGCGCCGCCTACGCCCTGCAGGAGCTGCTGACCATCAAGTCCGACGACGTCCTTGGCCGCGTGAAGGTCTACGAGGCCATCGTCAAGGGCGAGAACATCCCCGAGCCCGGCATTCCCGAGTCCTTCAAGGTGCTCATCAAGGAGATGCAGTCGCTGTGCCTCAACGTCGAGGTCCTCTCCAGCGACGGCATGTCCATCGAGATGCGCGACACCGACGAGGACGTCTTCCGCGCCGCGGAGGAGCTCGGCATCGACCTGTCCCGGCGTGAGCCGAGCAGTGTCGAAGAGGTCTGA
- a CDS encoding DNA-directed RNA polymerase subunit beta', which translates to MLDVNFFDELRIGLATADDIRQWSHGEVKKPETINYRTLKPEKDGLFCEKIFGPTRDWECYCGKYKRVRFKGIICERCGVEVTRAKVRRERMGHIELAAPVTHIWYFKGVPSRLGYLLDLAPKDLEKIIYFAAYMITSVDAERRDRDLPTLEAHISVERQQIEQARDAQVEARQQKLEGDLAELEEAGAKADQKRKVRDGAEREMKQLRDRAQREIDRLDEVWSRFKNLKVQDLEGDELLYREMRDRFGKYFEGGMGAAAIQARLQNFDLDAEAEKLRDIIRTGKGQKKARALKRLKVVSAFLNTRNSPLGMVLDCIPVIPPDLRPMVQLDGGRFATSDLNDLYRRVINRNNRLKRLLDLGAPEIIVNNEKRMLQEAVDALFDNGRRGRPVTGPGNRPLKSLSDMLKGKQGRFRQNLLGKRVDYSGRSVIVVGPQLKLHQCGLPKQMALELFKPFVMKRLVDLNHAQNIKSAKRMVERARPVVWDVLEEVITEHPVLLNRAPTLHRLGIQAFEPQLVEGKAIQIHPLVCTAFNADFDGDQMAVHLPLSAEAQAEARILMLSTNNILKPSDGKPVTMPTQDMVIGLYWLTTQKDGAEGEGRAFGGIAEAIMAYDRGELDLQAKIHIRLKDVPPPRGWMAPEGYEPGQPYRLETTLGRAMFNETLPDDFPFVDDEIGKKQLSAIVNELAETYPKVAVANALDALKSTGFHWATRSGVTIAIDDVITPPNKQDILGGYEQRADKVQREFNRGLITDDERKQELIEIWNHATADVAKDMEQAFPKANPIWMMIQSGARGNPLQLRQIAGMRGLVSNPKGETIPRPIKSSFREGLSVVEYFISTHGARKGLADTALRTADSGYLTRRLVDVAQDVIVREEDCGTDRTIPFEVAERAADGSLVKLATTETSLVGRTIAEDVEVDGTIIFPADTDLSDAVVTRLVEAGVDRVRTRSALVCEAKIGVCAACYGRSLATGKRVDVGEAVGIIAAQSIGEPGTQLTMRTFHTGGVAGGDITHGLPRVQELFEARIPKGVAPISEVAGRVKIDETEKARKVVVVPDDGSDEIAYPVPMRSRLLVKEGEHVDVGQQLIAGAINPHEVLRILGPRAVQLHLVHEVQEVYRSQGVSIHDKHIEIIVRQMLKRVNILESGDTDLLPGDLVERPIFEETNRNVVAEGGVPAAGRPVLMGITKASLATESWLSAASFQETTRVLTEAAMHAKSDPLLGLKENVIIGKLIPAGTGMPQYRNVRVEPTEEAKAAVYSVGSYDDGAEYAFGQGSGEAVPLEEYDFGQYNR; encoded by the coding sequence TTGCTTGACGTCAACTTCTTCGACGAGCTACGCATCGGCCTGGCGACCGCTGACGACATCCGCCAGTGGTCCCACGGCGAGGTCAAGAAGCCGGAGACGATCAACTACCGCACCCTCAAGCCGGAGAAGGACGGGCTCTTCTGCGAGAAGATCTTCGGTCCGACCCGCGACTGGGAGTGCTACTGCGGGAAGTACAAGCGCGTCCGGTTCAAGGGCATCATCTGTGAGCGCTGCGGCGTCGAGGTGACCCGTGCCAAGGTGCGCCGTGAGCGGATGGGCCACATCGAGCTGGCCGCGCCCGTCACGCACATCTGGTACTTCAAGGGCGTCCCGTCCCGCCTCGGCTACCTGCTGGACCTGGCCCCGAAGGATCTCGAAAAGATCATCTACTTCGCGGCCTACATGATCACCAGCGTGGACGCCGAGCGCCGCGACCGCGACCTGCCGACGCTGGAGGCCCACATCTCCGTGGAGCGCCAGCAGATCGAGCAGGCCCGCGACGCGCAGGTCGAGGCCCGCCAGCAGAAGCTGGAGGGCGACCTGGCGGAGCTGGAGGAGGCCGGCGCGAAGGCCGACCAGAAGCGCAAGGTGCGCGACGGCGCCGAGCGGGAGATGAAGCAGCTGCGCGACCGCGCGCAGCGCGAGATCGACCGCCTCGACGAGGTCTGGAGCCGCTTCAAGAACCTCAAGGTCCAGGACCTGGAGGGCGACGAGCTGCTCTACCGCGAGATGCGCGACCGGTTCGGCAAGTACTTCGAGGGCGGCATGGGCGCCGCGGCCATCCAGGCCCGGCTCCAGAACTTCGACCTCGACGCCGAGGCCGAGAAGCTGCGCGACATCATCCGCACCGGCAAGGGCCAGAAGAAGGCCCGCGCCCTCAAGCGGCTGAAGGTCGTCTCGGCGTTCCTCAACACCCGCAACAGCCCGCTCGGCATGGTGCTGGACTGCATCCCGGTGATCCCGCCGGACCTGCGCCCGATGGTGCAGCTGGACGGCGGGCGGTTCGCCACGTCCGACCTGAACGACCTGTACCGCCGCGTCATCAACCGCAACAACCGGCTCAAGCGCCTGCTCGACCTGGGCGCCCCCGAGATCATCGTCAACAACGAGAAGCGGATGCTGCAGGAGGCCGTCGACGCGCTGTTCGACAACGGCCGCCGCGGCCGCCCGGTCACCGGGCCGGGCAACCGCCCGCTGAAGTCGCTCTCGGACATGCTCAAGGGCAAGCAGGGCCGGTTCCGGCAGAACCTGCTGGGCAAGCGCGTCGACTACTCCGGCCGTTCGGTCATCGTCGTCGGCCCGCAGCTGAAGCTGCACCAGTGCGGCCTGCCCAAGCAGATGGCGCTGGAGCTGTTCAAGCCGTTCGTCATGAAGCGGCTGGTCGACCTCAACCACGCGCAGAACATCAAGTCCGCCAAGCGGATGGTGGAGCGCGCCCGTCCGGTCGTGTGGGACGTGCTGGAAGAGGTCATCACCGAGCACCCGGTGCTGCTCAACCGCGCGCCGACCCTGCACCGTCTCGGCATCCAGGCGTTCGAGCCGCAGCTGGTCGAGGGCAAGGCCATCCAGATCCACCCGCTCGTCTGCACCGCGTTCAACGCGGACTTCGACGGCGACCAGATGGCGGTGCACCTGCCGCTGTCCGCCGAGGCGCAGGCCGAGGCGCGGATCCTGATGCTGTCGACCAACAACATCCTGAAGCCGTCGGACGGCAAGCCCGTCACCATGCCCACCCAGGACATGGTGATCGGCCTGTACTGGCTGACCACGCAGAAGGACGGCGCCGAGGGCGAGGGCCGGGCGTTCGGCGGCATCGCCGAGGCGATCATGGCCTACGACCGGGGCGAGCTGGACCTCCAGGCGAAGATCCACATTCGGCTGAAGGACGTCCCGCCGCCGCGCGGCTGGATGGCGCCCGAGGGCTACGAGCCCGGCCAGCCGTACCGGCTGGAGACGACGCTCGGCCGCGCGATGTTCAACGAGACGCTGCCGGACGACTTCCCGTTCGTCGACGACGAGATCGGCAAGAAGCAGCTCTCGGCGATCGTCAACGAGCTGGCGGAGACCTACCCGAAGGTGGCCGTCGCCAACGCGCTGGACGCGCTGAAGAGCACCGGGTTCCACTGGGCGACCCGGTCCGGCGTGACCATCGCGATCGACGACGTCATCACCCCGCCCAACAAGCAGGACATCCTGGGCGGGTACGAGCAGCGCGCCGACAAGGTCCAGCGCGAGTTCAACCGCGGTCTGATCACCGATGACGAGCGCAAGCAGGAGCTCATCGAGATCTGGAACCACGCGACCGCGGACGTCGCCAAGGACATGGAGCAGGCGTTCCCGAAGGCCAACCCGATCTGGATGATGATCCAGTCGGGCGCCCGCGGCAACCCGCTCCAGCTGCGGCAGATCGCCGGGATGCGCGGCCTGGTCTCCAACCCCAAGGGCGAGACCATCCCGCGTCCGATCAAGTCGTCGTTCCGCGAGGGGCTGTCGGTCGTCGAGTACTTCATCTCGACGCACGGCGCCCGCAAGGGCCTCGCCGACACCGCGCTGCGCACCGCCGACTCGGGCTACCTGACCCGGCGCCTGGTGGACGTCGCGCAGGACGTCATCGTCCGCGAGGAGGACTGCGGCACCGACCGCACGATCCCCTTCGAGGTCGCCGAGCGCGCCGCCGACGGGTCGCTGGTCAAGCTGGCCACCACGGAGACCAGCCTGGTCGGCCGGACCATCGCCGAGGACGTCGAGGTCGACGGGACGATCATCTTCCCGGCCGACACCGACCTGTCCGACGCGGTCGTGACGCGCCTGGTCGAGGCCGGTGTGGACCGTGTCCGCACCCGCAGCGCCCTGGTCTGCGAGGCCAAGATCGGCGTCTGCGCCGCCTGCTACGGCCGTTCCCTGGCCACCGGCAAGCGGGTGGACGTCGGCGAGGCCGTCGGCATCATCGCCGCGCAGTCCATCGGCGAGCCCGGCACGCAGCTGACCATGCGCACCTTCCACACCGGCGGTGTCGCCGGCGGTGACATCACGCACGGCCTGCCGCGCGTCCAGGAGCTGTTCGAGGCCCGCATCCCCAAGGGTGTGGCCCCGATCAGCGAGGTCGCCGGACGCGTCAAGATCGACGAGACGGAGAAGGCGCGCAAGGTCGTCGTCGTCCCCGACGACGGCTCCGACGAGATCGCCTACCCGGTGCCGATGCGCTCCCGCCTCCTGGTCAAGGAGGGCGAGCACGTCGACGTGGGCCAGCAGCTCATCGCGGGTGCCATCAACCCGCACGAGGTGCTGCGCATCCTCGGCCCCCGCGCCGTGCAGCTCCACCTGGTCCACGAGGTCCAGGAGGTCTACCGGTCGCAGGGCGTGTCGATCCACGACAAGCACATCGAGATCATCGTCCGCCAGATGCTGAAGCGGGTGAACATCCTGGAGTCGGGCGACACCGACCTGCTCCCGGGTGACCTCGTCGAGCGTCCGATCTTCGAGGAGACGAACCGGAACGTCGTGGCCGAGGGCGGGGTCCCCGCCGCCGGCCGCCCCGTCCTGATGGGCATCACCAAGGCCTCGCTCGCGACCGAGTCGTGGCTGTCGGCGGCGTCCTTCCAGGAGACGACCCGGGTCCTCACCGAGGCCGCGATGCACGCCAAGAGCGACCCGCTGCTCGGCCTCAAGGAGAACGTCATCATCGGCAAGCTCATCCCGGCCGGTACCGGCATGCCGCAGTACCGCAACGTCCGGGTGGAGCCCACCGAGGAGGCGAAGGCGGCGGTGTACTCCGTCGGCTCCTACGACGACGGCGCCGAGTACGCGTTCGGCCAGGGTTCCGGCGAAGCCGTCCCCCTGGAGGAGTACGACTTCGGCCAGTACAACCGGTAG
- a CDS encoding aldo/keto reductase: protein MDQVRLGTTGTKVSRICLGMMSYGDPGQREWFLGEDAAEPIVRRAVEAGVTFFDTADMYSRGASEEITGRLLSRMFEHRDDYVLATKVYFPMGPGANDAGLSRKHITASIDASLRRLGTDHVDLYQIHRWDYETPIEETMEALHDVVKSGKARYIGASSMYAWQFAKAQHVAETRGWTKFVTMQNHYNLVYREEEREMIPLCLDQGVGCIPWSPLARGLLAGNRGRGGERNTVRANSDAYADDLYEESDFDVVDVVREVAAERGVPAAQVALAWLLGKPGVTAPIIGATKLTHMEDAIAAADLRLDEKEVARLEAPYRPHPVNGHS, encoded by the coding sequence ATGGACCAGGTGCGGCTCGGGACGACCGGGACGAAGGTCTCGCGGATCTGCCTCGGGATGATGAGCTACGGCGACCCCGGGCAGCGGGAGTGGTTCCTCGGCGAGGACGCCGCGGAGCCGATCGTCCGGCGGGCCGTGGAGGCGGGGGTGACGTTCTTCGACACCGCCGACATGTACTCCAGGGGCGCCAGCGAGGAGATCACAGGACGGCTGCTGTCCCGCATGTTCGAGCACCGCGACGACTACGTCCTCGCGACGAAGGTGTACTTCCCCATGGGTCCGGGGGCGAACGACGCGGGCCTGTCGCGCAAGCACATCACGGCCTCGATCGACGCGTCCCTGCGCCGTCTCGGCACTGACCACGTGGACCTCTACCAGATCCACCGGTGGGACTACGAGACGCCCATCGAGGAGACGATGGAGGCCCTGCACGACGTCGTGAAGTCCGGCAAGGCCCGCTACATCGGCGCGTCCAGCATGTACGCCTGGCAGTTCGCCAAGGCGCAGCACGTCGCAGAGACCCGGGGCTGGACGAAGTTCGTCACGATGCAGAACCACTACAACCTCGTCTACAGGGAGGAGGAGCGGGAGATGATCCCGCTCTGCCTCGACCAGGGGGTCGGGTGCATCCCCTGGAGCCCGCTCGCCCGGGGACTCCTTGCGGGCAACCGCGGGCGGGGTGGCGAACGCAACACCGTCCGCGCCAACAGCGACGCCTACGCCGACGACCTGTACGAGGAGTCCGACTTCGACGTGGTCGACGTCGTCCGGGAGGTCGCGGCCGAAAGGGGCGTCCCGGCCGCCCAGGTCGCGCTGGCCTGGCTGCTCGGCAAGCCGGGCGTCACCGCGCCCATAATCGGCGCGACGAAGCTCACGCACATGGAGGACGCGATCGCCGCCGCGGACCTCCGGCTGGACGAGAAGGAGGTCGCGCGGCTGGAGGCCCCCTACCGGCCCCACCCGGTCAACGGGCATTCCTGA
- the rpsL gene encoding 30S ribosomal protein S12, whose translation MPTIQQLVRKGRQDKVTKNKTPALKESPQRRGVCTRVYTTTPKKPNSALRKVARVRLTSGIEVTAYIPGVGHNLQEHSIVLVRGGRVKDLPGVRYKIIRGSLDTQGVRNRKQARSKYGAKKEKS comes from the coding sequence GTGCCCACGATCCAGCAGCTGGTCCGCAAGGGCCGCCAGGACAAGGTGACCAAGAACAAGACGCCCGCGCTGAAGGAGAGCCCCCAGCGGCGGGGTGTCTGCACGCGCGTCTACACGACGACGCCCAAGAAGCCGAACTCCGCGCTTCGCAAGGTCGCCCGTGTCCGGCTGACCAGCGGGATCGAGGTCACGGCCTACATCCCCGGCGTCGGTCACAACCTGCAGGAGCACTCGATCGTGCTCGTGCGAGGCGGACGTGTGAAGGACCTCCCGGGTGTGCGGTACAAGATCATCCGCGGGTCCCTCGACACCCAGGGCGTCCGCAACCGCAAGCAGGCGCGTAGCAAGTACGGCGCCAAGAAGGAGAAGAGCTGA
- the rpsG gene encoding 30S ribosomal protein S7 — MPRKGPAGKRQLIADPVYNSPLVTALINKILLDGKRSIAQSIVYDALEGAREKTGNDPVVTLKRALDNVKPTLEVRSRRVGGATYQVPVEVRPARSTTLALRWLVVYARQRREKTMTERLMNELLDASNGLGASVKKREDTHKMAESNKAFAHYRW; from the coding sequence ATGCCGCGCAAGGGCCCTGCTGGCAAGCGCCAGCTGATCGCTGACCCGGTGTACAACTCGCCGCTGGTCACCGCGCTCATCAACAAGATTCTCCTGGACGGCAAGCGTTCGATCGCGCAGAGCATCGTGTACGACGCTCTGGAGGGCGCTCGCGAGAAGACCGGCAACGACCCGGTCGTCACGCTGAAGCGCGCGCTCGACAACGTGAAGCCGACCCTGGAGGTCCGCAGCCGCCGTGTCGGTGGCGCGACCTACCAGGTCCCGGTCGAGGTGCGGCCCGCGCGCAGCACCACGCTCGCGCTGCGCTGGCTGGTGGTGTACGCCCGGCAGCGCCGCGAGAAGACCATGACCGAGCGGCTGATGAACGAGCTGCTCGACGCGAGCAACGGCCTCGGCGCGTCTGTCAAGAAGCGCGAGGACACGCACAAGATGGCGGAGTCCAACAAGGCCTTCGCCCACTACCGCTGGTAA